CTGCGTAACGCTGCGCGAGGCAAGCCTCGGGATAGCGGTAGAAAAGGACGTAATGGATGAGTGGTGCTCGATATACTCTGGATGACCTTCTGATGTTGATGGCGGTGCTGCGCGATCCTCAGCAAGGGTGTCCCTGGGATGTCAAACAGGATTGGGACAGCATTGTTCCCCACACCATCGAGGAAGCTTACGAAGTCGCCGATGCCATTGAGCGGCGGGCGTTCGATGAACTGCCCGGGGAGTTGGGCGATCTGCTGTTTCAGGTGATCTACTACAGCCAGTTCGGCAGTGAAGAAGGGCGCTTCGGTTTCCACGATATCGTGCATGTGTTGACCGAAAAGATGTTACGTCGCCATCCGCATGTATTTCCCGACGGCCATCTGCAATCACGGCGTGAAGGAGTCAGTGCTGCCGACGTAGAAACCCACCAGGTCAACTCGCGTTGGGAGAGCCTCAAGCAGCGAGAGCGTGAAGCACGTGTGGACACGGGACATGGATATCCATCAGCATTGGATGATGTGCCTCGGGCGCTGCCGGCGATGACTCGTGCCATGAAACTCTCGAAGCGCACTGCGCGGGTGGGGTTCGATTGGCCGGATACGCGTGGCGTGATGGCCAAGCTCGAGGAAGAGCTCGGCGAGATTCAGCAGGCGCTGGATGCCGGCGATAAAGCGCACGCCGCGGAGGAACTGGGTGATCTGCTGTTTGCTGCTGTCAACCTCGCGCGCCGTTTGGGAGTAGACCCTGAACGCTGTCTGCGTGGTACCAACCAGCGTTTCGAGCAGCGTTTCCGCTATCTCGAGTCGGCGTTGGCCGATGAAGGAATACGTCTCGAGGACGCCGAGCTGGAACAGATGGAACATTACTGGCAGGCTGCCAAGCGCGCCAGCAAATGAAGGCCTACCAGAATATCAACAAGGCCTGGCTCACCAGCGACTGAACAAGGCCACCGCGCAGCATAGCGCGGGGCAGGAGAGAGAATAAGGGCAGAGAGCATAAGTTCCATGGGAACAGGGCGTAGAGCCCCGCAGGCTGGTTTGTAACAGGACCAGGTGCCGGAATGTTGATCATCCGGGAATGCCTGCCGAATGCTACTGATACTTCACCTGACAGAATAAGGGAGTCTCCGAATGAGTCATGACCTTCACGAATCGCTGCGCGACAATGTGCGCGTCCTTGGCGATTGCCTCGGACGCACCATTGCCGATGACTTGGGCCCAGGATTTGTTGCGCGCATCGAAACGATTCGTGGCCTGGCCAAGAGGGGGCGTACCGGTGAGCAGGCGGGACAGCAGGAGCTTATCGATTATCTGCGGCGCCTGCCGGAAACCGATCTGCTGCCGGTGACTCGTGCTTTCAACCAGTTTCTCAATCTTGCCAACATTGCTGAGCAGCATTATCGCGCACGCTTCCGTCGTGTGGAGGACTACAAGCCGGGTGTGCAGCCGGTACTTGGCGAGCTGCTGGAACGCGCACGCAATGAAGGACACTCGCCACGCAAACTGGTCGAGACGCTAGCCAACATGCGCGTGGAACTGGTGCTGACGGCACACCCCACCGAGGTTATTCGCCGCACTCTGATCCAGAAGTACGACGCCATTGACGATTGCCTCACCGCAATTGAGTCATCGAGTGAGTACCCCGAGCGTGCTGCGCGCGCCAGGGGACGTCTTGAGGAACTGATCAGTCAGGCCTGGCACACCGATGAAATCCGTCATGACCGGCCCACGCCGGTGGACGAGGCCAAATGGGGCTTCGCGGTGATCGAGAATTCACTATGGCAGGCAGTGCCCGACTTCCACCGTGATCTCGACAACCTGCTGCTCGAGACTGCGGGTGAACGCCTGCCGCTGGATGCTGCACCGATTCGCTATGCCTCCTGGATGGGCGGCGACCGAGACGGCAACCCCAATGTTACCGCGAAGGTGACGCGCGAAGTGTTGCTGCTGGGGCGCTGGATGGCAGCAGATCTGTATCTACGTGATCTCGAACAGCTCAAGACCGAGTTGTCGATGTGGAGCACCAACAGTGCCTTGCGCGCTGAAGTCGGCAACGTCGCAGAGCCGTATCGAGAGCTGCTCAAGCGGCTGGTGGCCAAGGTTGAGGCGACACGCGACTGGGCCAAGGCACAGCTCGACGGACGTAGTTTCGAAGGGGGTCCCGTCATTGAGACGCGTGATCAACTTTATGCACCTCTGCTGGCCTGTTATCGGTCACTGTGTGATGTTGGCCTGGACACCATTGCCAATGGTGTGTTGCTCGATACGCTGCGTCGAGTGGCGGTGTTCGGTGTCACACTGACCAAGCTTGATCTGCGCCAGGAAGCCGGTCGCCACGCCCTGGTCATGGAAGAATTGACCCATGATCTGAAGCTTGGCAACTATCGTGAGTGGAGTGAAGAACAGCGTCAGGCCTTTCTGCTCGCTGAACTGGAATCGGCGCGTCCGCTGATTCCACGCCGCTGGGAGTGCTCGGCGGAAACCCGAGAGACGCTTGACACCTTTGCAGTGGTCGCTTCCGAGTACGGTGAGGCGCTGGGCACTTACATCATCTCGATGGCGGGGCAGCCATCGGATGTGTTGACGGTGGCGTTACTGATGAAGGAGGTCGGGGGCCGAGTCGGAATGCCGATCGCGCCGTTGTTCGAAACCCTTGATGACCTCAACCGGGCGGGCGATGTCATCGAACGTTTGCTGGCACTGCCTGGTTATCGGCAGTTGGTCGGAAAGCGCCAGGAAGTCATGATCGGCTACTCGGATTCTGCCAAGGATGCCGGTCAGTTGGCTGCCGCCTGGGCACAATATCGTGCTCAGGAAGCGCTGGTAGAGGTTTGTGAGCGTCATGGAGTCAACCTGACACTGTTTCATGGACGTGGCGGTACTGTGGGCCGTGGCGGTGGTCCGTCGCATGCGGCGATTCTGTCTCAGCCCCCGGGCTCGGTGAATGGCAGTCTGCGGGTGACCGAGCAGGGCGAGATGATTCGCTTCAAATTCGGTCAGCCGGATATTGCCTTGCGTTCGATGGAAATCTACGCCTGCGCCGTGCTCGAGGCATCACTGTTGCCTCCGCCCAAGCCCAAGGCGGAATGGCGTGGGGAAATGGATCGATTGGCGGACACTGCTCACAATGCTTACGTCGGCGTGGTGCGCCAGGATCCGGATTTCGTGCCTTACTTCCGTGCGGTTACCCCGGAGGGGGCTCTTGGGCGCTTGCCCCTGGGGTCGCGTCCCACTAAGCGCCGTCAGGACGGCGGTGTAGAAACCTTGCGTGCTATTCCGTGGATCTTTGCCTGGACGCAGATCAGGCTGATGTTGCCGGCCTGGCTGGGAACCGGTGAAGCTTTTGCGGGGCGTATCGAGGAGCCTGGTGGTCTCGAAGTGATTCAGGAGATGCGTGACCAGTGGCCGTTCTTTGGCACCTATCTCGATATGCTGGAGATGTTGCTCGCCAAGGCGGATGTCGAGATTGCCACCTATTACGAGCATCGGTTGGTGGATGAGCCAAGCCTCGAGGCACTGGGAGGTCGTCTGCGCGAACGCTTCCGCCGCCTGCACTCCGTCCTGCTCGAAGTTCTCGAGCAGGAGGAACTGCTGGAGAAGACACCACTGATTCGTCAGGCCATTGAAGTGCGCAACCCCTATATCGACCCGCTGCACGGCCTCCAGGCCGAGTTGTTGCAGCGTAATCGCGATGCTGACGGCGCCATCAGCGCTGATCTATCACGCGCACTGATGGTCACCATGGCAGGCATTGCGGCAGGCTTGCGTAATACCGGCTGATACGTGCCTTGATGGGGATCTGTACCGCCCATCCAGAGGGCCATCCATAAACGCTTATTCATCAATGTTGATCCAGAAACGTTGATCCAGAAACGTTAATCCAGAAACGCCCGGCACCTGACCTTGCCGGGCGTTTCCGTATCCAATGGTTCTGAGCTTGATGATTCTGAGCTTGATGATTCTGAGCCTGATGATCC
This Halomonas huangheensis DNA region includes the following protein-coding sequences:
- the ppc gene encoding phosphoenolpyruvate carboxylase codes for the protein MSHDLHESLRDNVRVLGDCLGRTIADDLGPGFVARIETIRGLAKRGRTGEQAGQQELIDYLRRLPETDLLPVTRAFNQFLNLANIAEQHYRARFRRVEDYKPGVQPVLGELLERARNEGHSPRKLVETLANMRVELVLTAHPTEVIRRTLIQKYDAIDDCLTAIESSSEYPERAARARGRLEELISQAWHTDEIRHDRPTPVDEAKWGFAVIENSLWQAVPDFHRDLDNLLLETAGERLPLDAAPIRYASWMGGDRDGNPNVTAKVTREVLLLGRWMAADLYLRDLEQLKTELSMWSTNSALRAEVGNVAEPYRELLKRLVAKVEATRDWAKAQLDGRSFEGGPVIETRDQLYAPLLACYRSLCDVGLDTIANGVLLDTLRRVAVFGVTLTKLDLRQEAGRHALVMEELTHDLKLGNYREWSEEQRQAFLLAELESARPLIPRRWECSAETRETLDTFAVVASEYGEALGTYIISMAGQPSDVLTVALLMKEVGGRVGMPIAPLFETLDDLNRAGDVIERLLALPGYRQLVGKRQEVMIGYSDSAKDAGQLAAAWAQYRAQEALVEVCERHGVNLTLFHGRGGTVGRGGGPSHAAILSQPPGSVNGSLRVTEQGEMIRFKFGQPDIALRSMEIYACAVLEASLLPPPKPKAEWRGEMDRLADTAHNAYVGVVRQDPDFVPYFRAVTPEGALGRLPLGSRPTKRRQDGGVETLRAIPWIFAWTQIRLMLPAWLGTGEAFAGRIEEPGGLEVIQEMRDQWPFFGTYLDMLEMLLAKADVEIATYYEHRLVDEPSLEALGGRLRERFRRLHSVLLEVLEQEELLEKTPLIRQAIEVRNPYIDPLHGLQAELLQRNRDADGAISADLSRALMVTMAGIAAGLRNTG
- the mazG gene encoding nucleoside triphosphate pyrophosphohydrolase, which produces MSGARYTLDDLLMLMAVLRDPQQGCPWDVKQDWDSIVPHTIEEAYEVADAIERRAFDELPGELGDLLFQVIYYSQFGSEEGRFGFHDIVHVLTEKMLRRHPHVFPDGHLQSRREGVSAADVETHQVNSRWESLKQREREARVDTGHGYPSALDDVPRALPAMTRAMKLSKRTARVGFDWPDTRGVMAKLEEELGEIQQALDAGDKAHAAEELGDLLFAAVNLARRLGVDPERCLRGTNQRFEQRFRYLESALADEGIRLEDAELEQMEHYWQAAKRASK